One Lucilia cuprina isolate Lc7/37 chromosome 4, ASM2204524v1, whole genome shotgun sequence DNA segment encodes these proteins:
- the LOC111675208 gene encoding uncharacterized protein DDB_G0271670-like yields the protein MQHTHAYTHGGAIVGIGVGNVNANDFSNSSHGHVSSNSYVLNAIQTSLPPSNNNSNTNSNNTNVATTTTATTTTSSIGEETGAVSPNDMTNTGSGGSGGVASNGVGAVNYGATFFGNEYHHQLTQTALMANTSTYATSAAAMQASASTAMLTNYCDAAMMMAAAAVNANQCLQQQQQRIALMANCQNAINASSSSSSSNDEHDLTRLSKNSSPLNNEPSLQSNTTATALVSSALSSASSTTSTTSSSSSLLSSVSSAATTSPSITLVNTASLISSNATTLDIATGHLHPHHIHHHHHLHSHHNHEHLHHHQLHHHVEPVTSPNLIDISEVPLIVDVK from the coding sequence ATGCAACATACACATGCCTATACACATGGTGGTGCAATTGTTGGTATTGGCGTTGGTAATGTAAATGCAAATGACTTTTCAAATAGTAGTCATGGACATGTCAGCAGCAATAGTTATGTTTTAAATGCTATACAAACAAGTTTACCACcaagtaataataatagtaatactaatagtaataatacaaatgttgctacaacaacaacagccacaACGACAACATCCTCAATAGGCGAAGAAACAGGTGCGGTTAGTCCAAATGATATGACGAATACGGGTAGCGGTGGTAGTGGTGGTGTTGCTAGTAACGGTGTCGGTGCTGTTAATTATGGTGCAACATTTTTTGGTAATGAATATCATCATCAATTAACACAAACCGCTTTAATGGCTAATACTTCAACTTATGCCACATCAGCAGCAGCCATGCAGGCTTCTGCCAGTACAGCAATGTTGACAAATTATTGTGATGCTGCCATGATGATGGCAGCTGCTGCAGTAAATGCAAATCAATGtttgcaacagcagcaacaacgtATCGCTTTAATGGCTAATTGTCAAAATGCGATTAATGccagcagtagcagcagcagtagtAATGATGAACATGATTTAACAAGATTATCCAAAAACTCTTCACCACTTAACAATGAACCGTCACTTCAAAGCAATACAACGGCAACAGCTTTGGTATCTTCAGCATTATCATCAGCCTCGTCAACAACATCAACCACTTCATCATCTTCGTCATTGTTGTCGTCGGTCTCATCAGCTGCCACAACATCACCATCTATAACTCTAGTTAATACGGCATCACTTATATCGTCAAATGCTACAACTCTTGATATTGCTACTGGTCATCTTCACCCACATCAtatacatcatcatcatcatctacaTTCTCATCACAATCATGAGCATCTTCACCATCATCAGCTTCACCACCATGTTGAGCCAGTTACGTCACCAAATTTAATCGATATCAGTGAAGTTCCTCTTATAGTGGATGTCaagtaa